The genomic interval CGCAGGTTGCCTATGTGGCGTTTGAGTGGTTTGAAGATCCATTTTCAATTGTTTTTGGGCCAGATTTAATGATGGGCCAAGCTGCTACTGGTGTTATTTTCAGTCTGGATTTTGTGGATCCCTCTCTGATTTGTGAAGTGGGTTGGTCTTTGGTTCCACTTCTAATTGTTGTTTGGCCATTCGCTGTCTTGGCTCTATTGGATGGGCCACATGTTCCGGATGGAAGAGAGACACCCCTAATGGCGGTGGAGTTTGGTTCCTATGCCGCTTTGTTGATCAAAGTTAGCAAGGGGAAGGTCGGGGCGAAGGTTGGCTCTGAGCTACTCAATGGGCCAAGGATGGGTACCTATATGTTTACATTCTAATGCAATTTGGCGTGCTTTGGGCCTATCTCAAAGAAGGCTTGTGATACACCCAGGATGATCGAGCCACAGGTGGTCAGTGTCAGTAGTCCGACAATGCTCTGAGGGGAGGACCCGTTTCAGGAGCAAGGCTAGTGATTCTCTGTCTTCTCTCCAACCGGTGGGAGTTGCCTTTTGCCGGTTTATCTTTatcttgttttctttgatttcctCTGTCGTTGTCCACGTCTAGTGGATTTTTTGTATTCGgactcttttcttttaatacaaGTGTTTTATACACCTTTTCACAAAAAACCTTTGAGAAACTAGATCATCTTTTTCTAGATTGCGTTTTCTCAGCACgaatttgggatttttttcaCTCAAATCTTAGATTATAATTCTTCTCCACGTTCAATTCCAAAGCTTTGTACTACTTGGTTACCATCTCTAATTCCCTAACACCGAAGTCTCTGGGATCTCATCTCTTGAGCCATCTTGTGGAATATTTGGATTGAACGAAATACTCGCATTTTTCACTTAACTGCCTTACCCTAATACATTGTAATctttaaaattgctaatatgcttctttcttgatttttaacAGCTACCGACAGTCAACAGCTATCCCTTAACGAAGTATCTCAACAGATTAAGCGCTCTCTCAATTTCTTTAGCGCAAGAGTCTCAAACCAAGATGGTGATTCAAATCTTAACTTAGCACAGGAGTAGGACTCTCCGTCTGACAGTCTAGGCAGGCCTGTGGTGCCAAACGGTGTTCTTCGCCAGCCCAActgttatttatctttttatttcgTATTGTTGTCTTTTGCTTTTGTTCCTCACCTCTAGTGAGAGGACttctcctatgtttttttttcgtttttatttcaataaagttgtggtttatccatatttatttaaaaaaaagtgcagATTGGCTAATAGAATGAAAGACATGAGAAGCCTATTCAAGGTTAATATGtggatttttaatataattttttttccagaaCACCGAGGATGTGAAAATTTCGTCatacaagtttttttaaaaaaattaataataatataaattaaaaaataattaaaaaaaattcagaaacacAGAACAGCTGTGCCCTTGGACTCACATACATcagtaagtaaaaaaaaaaaaaaaatttaactgatGTAGCCACGGCGGGGACAACTGCTCTGTGTTTctggaattttaaaaaaaaaatggataattcATTTCAATTATTAAAACTGGAGACTTGATTTTTGTTTCTAGCcctgatttaaaatttttaaatttacccAAAGTAAGAGAAGACTTTGACCCAGACCTCCCAagaaatttcatcacaaattaaagaaaaaaagagaaatctCGGTGACTCTGATCACCTTTCACCGGCCACGATGGCCGTACTTTTCTCCGTTGCCTGGAAGATGATGGCCGGACTATTCTCCATTGTCTGGGAGGTGATCATGGAGATATTAAAGGCTTCTGTTCTCCCGGCGTTCATTTGGAGAAGAGTTGATGACGAGCTTGAAGTGCTCTTCAAGTCCTTGCAGTTGATCCCACTTCGTGGTGATGATGCAAAGTATATTAACTTAACCGAAGAGGCTGATACCGATTCCTGGCTTTCTCTGCTCACTGATGCATCCAGAGACTTCGCTGCCGTTCAAGACATTACTTACATGGTCAACGAACACTTCGGCAGCCAGAGCGAGGGTGGTCACCCAAGAAGCAAGGTGCGCGACTTCTTTTCTCAGGATCATAACCCACTCTTGTTTAAACTTCAGTTGGTGAAGAAGCTCACAAACGTCAATGAGAGAATAAATGGCCTCAGTAAGAAGATGCAAGAGTTCATCCCtagatttaataaaaagaagacTTCAAGCTGCTCCTATCGGCATGAATCACTAGTCATTTTTGGACGAGACGAAGAGAAAAACACGGTGGTGGAGATGCTGATCCGTAATTGGTCTGATGATAGAGTGGTTGTGGTTTCAATCGTGGGTAAGCGTGGTATGGGTAAGACTTCAGTTGCTCAGCTGGTTTTGAAAGATGAAGTAGTCAAGAATCAATTTGAACTATGCATATGGGTTTGGGTTTCTGATGATTTTGATGTGCCGAAGCTTGCTGGAAAGATCATACATACTGCTACTAGGGAAATTTGTGATCATACAAACATGGAGGTGCTGCAGAAGGATCTGCGAGATGTCTTGGGGCGGAAGAAATATTTGCTGGTATTAGATGATGTATGTAATGAAGATTCCCAAAAGTGGGATGCTCTTAGAAACATCTTGCCCGATGGAGCAGGTGGAAGCAGAATTCTTGTGACCACACGCAATGTAAAATGCTCGCGAGTGATGGGTGCTCAGGAATCTTTAAGTCTAAGCCATTTATCAAATGAAAGCTCTTGGCATTTGTTTGAACAGAAAGCATTTGTTATAGGTGCACAGAGGCCACCAGGCTTGGTGGAGTTTGCTAGAGAGCATATTGAGAAATGTGACGGAGTACcatttttaatagaaatattgGCGGTTTGTGTTCGTTGCTCTCAATGTCTGGCCTGGAGTAAACAATGGAAATCACGTAGTAAAGGGATTGAGCTCAGCAGACAAAGGGAACAACTTTCCATGGGCGTAGAGAGGTTACGCTCATGTATGCCTGGAGGAGGCTATTACAACCTTCTCTCTACCATCTCATTTAAACAACTGGCAGAACAAACAATCCAATATCTTCACCAGATTATGCAAGCTTTGAAGTGCATCACCACAAATCCCTTCTTTCTATCAGCGATTTTGATTTGTGCTATTGCCTGTTTCATAAATTTCCTTTTCAACGACTACAGTAACCAGGTGCCACTTTCTCCCCCAttcttttgatattttgtttttaattctctCTGTTGGAAATATATTTTACCACATCTCCATTGATAGACTGAAATTAGTGATTATCCACATTTATgaaaaaacttaaatcaaaagaaaaaaaaaacaatattatccATGTCGCTTCAAACCTAACCTATGAAAATTATGTTTGCCATTTCTTGTCAATAGAATCATCATTTAAATTAGAATGGAAATGAGTAATTATCCcttttttctaatataattgAATTAGGAGAAAATGGAGGAAAAATAGCGGGAGGATAAACACAAGATGGTCTAGTAGTAAGTCATCCTGATGATGAGCAAGTAATACGGGGGTTGAATCCCCATGCAGCGGTGTTGTACAAATATTGTAGAGATACTGTAGTGGTATTGTTCACTATATCCTTATGGGATGAACCGTATTCTTCACCTCTCCAAGGTTACAAAACAGTGTGATTTATCATTGTAGAGTTGTGATCTTTTGATATGTTATTTTGAACGGGCATAGCAAGTTGTCTTTGCCACGTGTGTTAACTCACCCTATATAGTAAATACATATGAGGTCGTTAAGTCTTAACTAATGCACCGCTAtatctgtttttctttttgactaCCCATTATGTGACGGTGCTTGTcacatttgtcaaaaataaaattaaaaaaaaagaaaactatattTTCTTGAGTAAGTGCCTTCTTAATAATCttgcacttttatttttttctttgagtaaTCCAATTAGAaacttgaatattttttttcttttccatgtGTTATAttcttaatgatttttttaatttattcttaatatttttttctttttaaattttatgtttttattttcagcaAGAGCTTTGGTATATACCCCCAACATGAAGACAAAAAATCCGGAGTCCCaaaaaagcaaaacaagagtCTAAGACTcttgttttctgtttttctcCTTTGTCAATAGATTAGCTCTCATTTGAGGCTTTGAGCTTCTTTcctaaaaaaaaggaaaaaatccgGAGAGTCTGAATTCAGAATGAAAAGGATTGGTTTAACATCTCAGTTGTTAAGGGAAGGTAAATTAGAATGAAAAGGATTGGATCAAGCTCTgtactattgattcatctttttATTAGTTAAGAACACCTtaccttttttaatttttacgtTTTCCAGTGAACACTCTTTGGGCTTTGATGTAGGATAGATTCATCCTTGCAATTGCTGTATAACGTAAATTCTTGTGGTGTATACCCCTGATGTGGTTCTCATTCATAGAACTTCTCTTAATTGATATGATTGTTCAGACATTCGGAACCTTTTTATCAGTCAGTATACTCTTGTGGGTGGAAtagtattcatatatataagtCAGGAGACTGAGGTAAAAATTGAAATCCTTTCAAATCCTCTGCTTTCGTTCTAGCTGACATTTCCCA from Dioscorea cayenensis subsp. rotundata cultivar TDr96_F1 chromosome 7, TDr96_F1_v2_PseudoChromosome.rev07_lg8_w22 25.fasta, whole genome shotgun sequence carries:
- the LOC120265907 gene encoding disease resistance protein RGA2-like gives rise to the protein MAVLFSVAWKMMAGLFSIVWEVIMEILKASVLPAFIWRRVDDELEVLFKSLQLIPLRGDDAKYINLTEEADTDSWLSLLTDASRDFAAVQDITYMVNEHFGSQSEGGHPRSKVRDFFSQDHNPLLFKLQLVKKLTNVNERINGLSKKMQEFIPRFNKKKTSSCSYRHESLVIFGRDEEKNTVVEMLIRNWSDDRVVVVSIVGKRGMGKTSVAQLVLKDEVVKNQFELCIWVWVSDDFDVPKLAGKIIHTATREICDHTNMEVLQKDLRDVLGRKKYLLVLDDVCNEDSQKWDALRNILPDGAGGSRILVTTRNVKCSRVMGAQESLSLSHLSNESSWHLFEQKAFVIGAQRPPGLVEFAREHIEKCDGVPFLIEILAVCVRCSQCLAWSKQWKSRSKGIELSRQREQLSMGVERLRSCMPGGGYYNLLSTISFKQLAEQTIQYLHQIMQALKCITTNPFFLSAILICAIACFINFLFNDYSNQEVAME